The nucleotide window CCACCGATCCTGCGGGCAATTGCTGTAAGGGCCTCCACACTTGCGTGCAAATTGGACCCGGGCGAACAAGTCCCGTTGATCATCCCATTGTGCGATATTCACCTCGACCTGATCGACACAGTCGGAGGAAAAGCGGCTCCGCTGGGAACTTTTGCGAATCAATTACGTTTGCCCGTGCCGGATGGATTTGTCGTCACCACCGAGGCGTGCAACTTGCTCCTGAAAAAAAATAAGCTGTTGCTCCGCATCCGCGACCTTCTGAGAAATCTGAACAGCGAAAATTTTCGCCAGGTTGAAGCGGTCTCTCTCGAAGTGCAAGATATGATCCTTAAAGCGGAAATACCCGAAGAGTTGCGAGACCCCCTGGAAAGGAGCTTTCAACAATTGCTGCAGGCCTCCAGTTCGAAGGCAATCGCCGTTCGAAGCAGCGCTGTTCCCGAAGATGGCCAACATTCCTTTGCCGGCCAGTTCACCACTGTTTTAAACGTCATTTCGGTCGAGGCCGCCCTCACAGCATATAAGGAAGTTATTGCCAGCAACTTCAACGCCACGAGTCTCATGTATCGTCTCCACAGACAAATGGGGTTGCGGGAAGCGGACATGGCGGTTCTTTGCCTGGCTATGGCGCCTGCCCGTTCCGCCGGGATACTGTACACAGTTGACCCGAATGACCCCGACGGTGAACGCATGGTACTGTGCTCGGCTTGGGGACTGGGCGAATATCTGGTCAATGGAAGGCTTCCGGCGGATATCCTCCATGTCTCACGGCTGGACCTGAAACGTTTCGAGCCGGTTCAACTCGCCCGCAAAGAGTTAAAGCTGGTCTGTGATCCCGATCGCGGCGGCACACGGGAAGAGCCTGTCCCGACCTGCGACTCGCTTCGCCTATCAATCAATGAAAACGAAATGAGGACCCTTTGTGAATACGGACTGAAAATAGAAAAGTATCTCGGCTATCCGGTGGACATCGAATGGGCGATTACGCAGGTTGGAGACATTATCGTTCTCCAAGGGCGGAGGCTGCAGCTCAGGAGCGGCGGCAGGGAATATTCTCAAACGGCATTGGAGCGCCTCAAACCGCTCGTCGCAAAGGGAATCACGGCCTCCAAAGGCCAATGCAGCGGCAAGACCGCAATCATCGCTCATCAGAGGGAAATTGACTCGATCGAACCCGGCAGTATAGTTGTTGCTCGCGAGAGCTTCCTCAGTCTGGCCAATCGCGTCAGCTTCATTCGCGGAATAGTTCTCGAAAAGGGGAATCCTCTGGAACATCTTGCCTGTATCGCTCGTGAATACCGGATTCCGATGATCGTCGGAGCGGCAAATATTACCGAGATGCTCGCGAACGGTCAGTCGATCACTCTCGATGCGGATGAATGCACCATCTACGAGGGAGAAGCAGACCTTCTGAACCAATCAGCCGCCGTTTTTCCCGCCACTCGAGAAGAAGCCGAAGCCTCGATCCCGGACCTGAAGGAATTCAGACATCTGATTTTTTCATTGAACCTTCTTGATGTGAGGGATCCAAATTTTCAGATGTCCTCCTGCAGGTCCGTTCATGACGTCGTCCGGTTCTGTCACGAGCAAGGCATCCAAACCATGTTTCAGGTGAATGACGGGGAATATGTAAAAAATAAATCCTACGTCTCCCGGCTCGATAACCCTATCCCATTCCACGTCGATATCATTAATCTCGGCGGGGGTTTTGCCGTTTCCGGACACCCCCGGAAAGTAAAAATTGAAGAGATCACCTCGATTCCTTTCCTTGCTCTATGGAAAGGAATAAGCCATAAAGGCATCAAGTGGAGCGGCCCTCCGCCGCGGGTAAATCTCGGCGCCTTCAGTTCCGTTCTCGGGAATACGGCCATTGATGCGGCACGGTCGGGGCGCCCGCTCGGAAGCAGAAATTATGCGATGATTTCTCGCGATTACATGAATCTCAACTCGCGCCTTGCATACCATTTTGCTTTGGTCGATGCTTTGTGCAGTTATAATTCCGCGGAAAATTACATCAACTTCCGGTTCAAGGGGGGAGGCACAAATCTCCAGAGGCGAAGACGCCGCGTGATCTTTCTGGCGAGGGTCCTGGAGTCGCTCGGGTTCTTTGCGCACGTCGACGACGACCTGCTCAATGCCTTCATCAAAGATCTTCAACTGCGGCAAATGGAAGAAAAACTGGATATGGTCGGCCGGCTTCTCGGCTGCGCCCGTCTTCTCGATATGGCCATGGAGGACGAAGCTTCAATGGAATGGTTCATCCACGCCTTTTTGAGTGGGAATTATGCCTTCGCGCCTGAGTTCGAGGGAGAAGAATCCAAGACGTAATTCAGAGGGCCGGCATGGGAAGCAGCCGATTTTCTCAAAATGGATGATATACTCGCCAAAACAGACAATGTCTGCGGAAAAAAAATTTTTGCCGTGGGCGATATCCACGGCCAATATGAGAAACTCATCAACCTCATGTCTGTCTTGCCATGGAACCGGGAGCAAGACATCCTGGTATTCCTCGGAGATTATATCGACCGAGGAAAGAAATCAAAAGAAGTGGTCGAGTACCTGATCGAACTGGAGAAAAAAGGCGGCAAAATCGTCTTTCTTCTGGGAAACCATGAAAAACTGCTTACCGATTATTATTATTCCGGAAGCGACTACGATTTGAAACTCTGGCGCTCCTTCGGCGGATGGCAAACCATTCAAAGCTACACTCGCGGCGCCGGGGTGTGGGGAAGACCTTCGTTCCTCCCGCATGCCCACCTCGATTTCTTCAGGAGATTGCTCCCCTACTACGAAACTGACGATTATATCTTTGTTCACGCGGGCCTTCGGGAGGGGATTCCTCTGGACGAGCAAAAACTGGATGACCTGCTCTGGATTCGAAGGAGCTTCGTTGAGGGCAATCACTCGTTCTCGAAAACGATCATCTTTGGCCATACTCCCGTGAGGACTCCCTACGTCTCATCCGATAAAATCGGCATTGACACCGGAGCAGGCCAGGGAAACGTACTGACGGCGGTCGAGCTGCCTTCTCTCAAGTTCTACCAGGCGTGATGTCTCCTGAATATCCTGACCGTCACGTTTCCACATTTTGATAGCGATAGTTCAGTCCCACCTCATTCTTGACTTCTTTCACGCCGGCCGTCGAACGTGCTATTTCGCCGATCCTGTCTATCACTTGCTGAGTAAGCGCCTTTCCGAAAACCGTAACCGCGCCGTCCTTTGCCTTGACGATAACGTCAATATTCTGCGTGGCGGAATCGGAGGCAATAGCCGCTCTCACCAGACTGCTCAGAGCGAGATCGTCCATTATCCTCTGAGACTCGGGCGTTGTCTTGAACGGCTCCCGCTGAACGGCATATTGAATCATATTGCTGATAAAGTGGATGTTTTCCGTCTCGAGATTAAAGACGATATCATACAGCTCCGGCGATCTCCAGTCCACGCGGTAAAGAAATTTCGTCCACTTGAATCGCTCCTTATCGATCTTCTCAATATATTTGACGGCTTCATCATGGAGCACCTGCTGGCGCTCCATGACAAACTTCACTCGCAGTTGCATGGGCGCGACGATGCGTACTCTCAGAACGTGAGGAACCCCCTTCAGCAGAAAATGGCCGGCATTCCCGTGATAGATGATGTTGTCGCCGCCTGCGTACTCGCAAAGAACCGCCTGAAAGAAAGCCAGATACCGCTCACGCTCATAGGTGAATCGTTTCAAGCCCGACGGCCGCTTCAGAATCGCGTTACGCAGCTTTTCCTCTACCACGCCGTATTTCTTTGACGACATTTCAACAATCTCTTCCCGGCCGACGCACCGATAATTCAGTTTCTGCGACAATTCCTCCGCCAGCATCATGCCGCCGCTGAATGTTCCCCGAGAAATTGTTATGATCGCCATTTTCCCCTCTCCATTTACTGAAATCGCATAGTCAGTCCATCAGCCGGTTCGAGCCTGTCGCCCTGGTGAGGAGCGTCCCTCAGGAACCGGGCTCTTTTCTTGCTGCTTGTTCGATGCTGCTTGCGGCTTTTTCTATGACTTCTCGAAGATGGCTGATTTTGAATGGCTTCGCGATGAAGTCGAATACTCCGCTCTGAAGGGCTTCCCGGGCGGTTTCAACAGTGGCGAATCCGGTGATAATGACGACGACGGTATCCGGCCACCGCTGTTTGGCGAACCGGTGGATTTCCATCCCGTCGACGTTCGCCATTTTCAAATCGGTCACCACAATGTCAAACCGCTTTTCCTGCAGTCTCTTGAGCGCCTGTCTACTGTCGATAAAGCTTTCGACCGCGTACCCCGCTTTTTCCAGAGACGGCTGCAAGCGAGCCCCCACTATCGCCTCATCATCCAGAACCATTATTTCCAATTGTCTTGCCATGATACATACCCCGCATCCCTTCTTCCAAGCAATTAACGCTGCACTGCCCTCACGATCAGTCATCTCTCGGCATCAATGCGGCTCCTTTTTTTTCGAACCGAAGATCAAGCCCATGAAGATGCCGGCAGCCATGGCGATGAGGATCGACAAGATGCCGTACACGGCCGGATGCTCAAATGCAAGCGCCGAGACTTTCTCCGGCAAGCCCACCTTGACGACAGTGAGTTTGCTGGATGAGTTGGATGAAAATTCCCGATCGTTGAAACAGAATAGTTGTACCCGATATTCTCCCGCTGGAATGTTTGCAGGTATCGGGATCTCTGCCAATAAATGCTTTTCACCGGTTTCGGTCGGCTCCAAATTGATGGAACTCGGAGAAGTCCTGTAAAGACCGGCCTCCTCCTTGAGCTTGAGGAATTCCGGGAACAGCTCGTCCAACTGAGACTGAGCATGCTCCACCGTGACACCCGCGCGCAAGGCCTCATAGCCGAGGCCATGCTTCTCAAGAACCTCTCCGGGCGCCAGGCTATCGAGCGGATCGACGGAAGAAAAAAGAAAATATGTTTCCGGCGCGCCTTTTATTGTCGCGGTGCCGATGTTCATCCATAGCGGGCCGACTTTTCCCTTCTGATTCAAGGGATGATCTTTTCTCTCACTCGATACCACCAGAGCCGCCTGGCAACCGGCAGGAATAAACGCCTCGGCGGTTATAGTGGTCCCATGGTAAAAAGAAGAAATCTCGATCCGGTCCTTCGAAATCGCCACCTCCGGCTCGGCGGCCATGACATGACCGGCATTCCACCAGCAAGCGAGGGCAGCCGCCATAACCAGAGAGATCGTGCTTTTCATGAGTGAGCCCGGCATCAGTGGCCCCCTTTCACGGAAAGCAGAATCGACGGTTGCATAAGCAACTCTCCCAGCATCTTCAGCATAACCACGAGTACAATGCTGGCAAGCAGAATCTTTAACTGGTCCGCTTTCAGTCTCTTGCTGATCCGGGCGCCCAACTGCGCTCCCAGAGTCGAGCCGATCAAAAGAAGAAGAGCAAGCATCAGATCAACCGTCTGATTGACGTAGGCTTGCATGAAGGTCACGTTGA belongs to Candidatus Abyssobacteria bacterium SURF_5 and includes:
- a CDS encoding serine/threonine protein phosphatase produces the protein MDDILAKTDNVCGKKIFAVGDIHGQYEKLINLMSVLPWNREQDILVFLGDYIDRGKKSKEVVEYLIELEKKGGKIVFLLGNHEKLLTDYYYSGSDYDLKLWRSFGGWQTIQSYTRGAGVWGRPSFLPHAHLDFFRRLLPYYETDDYIFVHAGLREGIPLDEQKLDDLLWIRRSFVEGNHSFSKTIIFGHTPVRTPYVSSDKIGIDTGAGQGNVLTAVELPSLKFYQA
- a CDS encoding response regulator, coding for MARQLEIMVLDDEAIVGARLQPSLEKAGYAVESFIDSRQALKRLQEKRFDIVVTDLKMANVDGMEIHRFAKQRWPDTVVVIITGFATVETAREALQSGVFDFIAKPFKISHLREVIEKAASSIEQAARKEPGS
- a CDS encoding BON domain-containing protein, producing MAIITISRGTFSGGMMLAEELSQKLNYRCVGREEIVEMSSKKYGVVEEKLRNAILKRPSGLKRFTYERERYLAFFQAVLCEYAGGDNIIYHGNAGHFLLKGVPHVLRVRIVAPMQLRVKFVMERQQVLHDEAVKYIEKIDKERFKWTKFLYRVDWRSPELYDIVFNLETENIHFISNMIQYAVQREPFKTTPESQRIMDDLALSSLVRAAIASDSATQNIDVIVKAKDGAVTVFGKALTQQVIDRIGEIARSTAGVKEVKNEVGLNYRYQNVET